A stretch of Pyrenophora tritici-repentis strain M4 chromosome 7, whole genome shotgun sequence DNA encodes these proteins:
- a CDS encoding TIM22, Mitochondrial import inner membrane translocase, subunit TIM22, whose amino-acid sequence MAFPGGPGALPSALDPNAGMSEQEKQMVKAMQMGMESCLGKTVMAGVMGGGLGAMFGLFMASMRYDTPMSQPLNVNTPATATKPTTAASGASATAGVKPSTLATSNLNSASAATLTSMPASTSATAAMSPAGTVPLTDLPLRQQLRAGLRDMYRSSISSGRNFAKVGAIFSGTECAIEGLRAKNDLYNGVAGGCLTGGILARNAGPQAVAVGCAGFAVFSAAIDAYMRMPEDEKSRPIA is encoded by the exons ATGTCGGAGCAGGAAAAGCAGATGGTGAAGGCG ATGCAAATGGGTATGGAGTCATGTCTCGGCAAGACAGTAATGGCAGGCGTCATGGGTGGTGGTCTTGGTGCCATGTTTGGTCTATTCATGGCCTCG ATGCGATACGATACGCCAATGTCTCAACCGCTCAACGTCAACACACCAGCCACAGCCACCAAACCTACAACCGCAGCATCTGGCGCTTCTGCAACAGCAGGCGTTAAGCCTTCAACTCTTGCTACCAGCAACTTAAACTCCGCCTCTGCCGCGACCCTCACCTCAATGCCTGCATCCACAAGCGCAACCGCTGCTATGTCTCCAGCAGGGACAGTGCCCTTGACAGACCTTCCCCTCCGCCAACAACTACGCGCCGGTCTTCGAGACATGTACCGATCCTCGATATCCTCCGGTCGCAACTTTGCCAAAGTCGGAGCCATCTTCTCTGGCACTGAGTGCGCCATCGAAGGCCTACGAGCGAAGAACGACTTATACAACGGTGTGGCGGGAGGTTGCTTGACCGGAGGCATCTTGGCCAGGAACGCTGGGCCTCAGGCTGTGGCTGTGGGATGTGCAGGTTTTGCCGTCTTCAGTGCCGCGATTGATGCGTATATGCGGATGCCTGAGGATGAGAAGAGTAGACCTATTGCTTGA